CGCCTTTTGCGTGAGCCACGCGCGCACCTTGCCTTTGAGAATCGGTTCCTTGCCGATGGAGCCGAGCCCTTTGCCGTGAATCACGCGCAGGCAGCGCAGGCCGCGCTTCACCGATTCGCGGATGAATTCCGCCAACGCCTCGCGCGCTTCTTCGCGCCGCATGCCGTGCAGATCGAGCTGCGCCTGGACGATCCACGCGCCGCGCCGCAGCTTCTTCACGACTTCCTGGCTGATGCCCGGCCGGCAGTAAGAAAGCGTCTCGTCGATATCGAGCAGGCTTTCCGGGTCGTACTCATCGGAGAGCGCCTCCTGCAACACGGCTTCCTCGTCGCGGCGACTTTGCAGCGGAAGCGGCGGCGGGGGCACGCGCGTCACGGTCATGCGCGGCGGCGTCTTGAGCGGCTCGATCTGGCCGATGGACCGGCGAAACTCGTCCGCGTGCGCGGCCGCTTCACGCTCGGTGAGCGCCGCCGCCGCGCGTTCGGCGGCACGCTTGTCGGCGTCGGCCTTCAGCGCGTCCTTCAGCCCGGCGAGGCCCGCGAGCCCGTCGCGCTTGACGGCGTCCTTGACATCGCGCGGATCGGCGGCCGGCGGCTTTTCGACAGCGGCCGCGCGCGGCGTCTGCGGACGGCGAGGCTTCGGTTCGTTCGGGTGAGGATGATTTTTCGGCATCGTTCGGCCAGAAAGTACGACTGCGCGGGCAGCGGCGGACGGGAGACGCGATCCGACGCAGCGCGCCGATTGTGCCACGGGCGCGGTCGTCGCCGAATGCGCCGGCGGGAAATAGCCTTCGACAATGCTGGAAACAAAAAACGGGCCGCGGCGCGAACCGGGGCCCGTTCTTCGACGAAATGGGTCGTCAAGGGTGAAGGCGCGCCGCGCCCTCGTGCTTACCGATCCTTTTCGTGGCTCATCGAGTGCGGCGTCGGCGTTTCGTCGATGGCTTCGAGATAACGCTGCGCGTCGAGCGCGGCCATGCAGCCGGTTCCCGCGCTGGTGATGGCCTGGCGGTAGATATGGTCCTGCACGTCGCCCGCGGCGAACACGCCGGGGATGCTCGTTGCCGTCGCGTTGCCGCTCGTGCCGCCCTTGGTGATGATGTAGCCGTTCTTCATTTCCACCTGACCCGCGAAGAGCTCGGTGTTCGGCTTGTGGCCGATCGCGACGAACACGCCTTGCAGCGGAATGTCGGTGGTTTCGCCGGTCTGCGTGTGCTTGACGCGCAGGCCCGTGACGCCGGATTCGTCGCCGGTCACTTCGTCGAGCACGTGATTCCACTTGATGTCGACGACGCCTTCCTTCTCTTTCGCGAGCAGGCGGTCGATCAGGATCGGCTCGGCGCGGAACTTGTCGCGGCGGTGAATGACCGTCACCTTCTTCGCGATGCCCGACAGATACAGCGCCTCTTCGACCGCCGTGTTGCCGCCGCCGATCACAGCGACTTCGCCGTTGCGATAGAAAAAGCCGTCGCAGGTCGCGCAGGCCGACACGCCCTTGCCCATGAACGCCTGTTCCGACGGATTGCCGAGATATTGCGCCGACGCGCCCGTCGCGATGATGAGCGAATCGCACGTGTACTCACCGGCGTCGCCAATCAGCCGCAGCGGACGCTCGTTGAGCTTTGCGGTATGGATGTGGTCGAAGACGATTTCGGTGTTGAACCGGCGCGCGTGCTCTTCCATGCGCTGCATCAGTTCCGGACCCTGCACGCCCGAGGGATCGCCCGGCCAGTTCTCGACGTCGGTGGTGGTCATCAGCTGGCCGCCTTGCGCGAGGCCGGTGACGAGCAGCGGCGCCAGATTCGCCCGGGCCGCGTAGACGGCGGCGGAATAGCCGGCGGGGCCGGAACCGAGAATCAGCACTTTGGCGTGTTTGGGCGCGGGTTGCGGTGATGACATGATGGTGGTCCGTTATGGATGGTCGGATCGGCAGTGCATGCGCTCTGCTTCGCGCAGCAAGTTCGGCACCCGATGCGTGCCGCCGATGACCCGTAGTTGGATGCGAAACCTCGATTATAAAGGCCGCTGCGAAAGCGTTCCCAGTGAACCTTTCAATCGCTTTGATAGGCGCGCGTCGCAGATTTCACGCAGAAACGGGCGATGAACGGCATGTGAGGAGTGTTACAGGTTGCAAGAACGCGGCCGTTTTTGCGCCTTTCACCGCAA
The Caballeronia sp. M1242 DNA segment above includes these coding regions:
- a CDS encoding Smr/MutS family protein, encoding MPKNHPHPNEPKPRRPQTPRAAAVEKPPAADPRDVKDAVKRDGLAGLAGLKDALKADADKRAAERAAAALTEREAAAHADEFRRSIGQIEPLKTPPRMTVTRVPPPPLPLQSRRDEEAVLQEALSDEYDPESLLDIDETLSYCRPGISQEVVKKLRRGAWIVQAQLDLHGMRREEAREALAEFIRESVKRGLRCLRVIHGKGLGSIGKEPILKGKVRAWLTQKAEVIAFCQARPHDGGAGAVLVLLQPGGTPRHLNHPQDKTR
- the trxB gene encoding thioredoxin-disulfide reductase, with protein sequence MSSPQPAPKHAKVLILGSGPAGYSAAVYAARANLAPLLVTGLAQGGQLMTTTDVENWPGDPSGVQGPELMQRMEEHARRFNTEIVFDHIHTAKLNERPLRLIGDAGEYTCDSLIIATGASAQYLGNPSEQAFMGKGVSACATCDGFFYRNGEVAVIGGGNTAVEEALYLSGIAKKVTVIHRRDKFRAEPILIDRLLAKEKEGVVDIKWNHVLDEVTGDESGVTGLRVKHTQTGETTDIPLQGVFVAIGHKPNTELFAGQVEMKNGYIITKGGTSGNATATSIPGVFAAGDVQDHIYRQAITSAGTGCMAALDAQRYLEAIDETPTPHSMSHEKDR